One window of the Myxococcales bacterium genome contains the following:
- a CDS encoding serine/threonine protein kinase, giving the protein MAEDDPGVTRRLGGDADPAAGLAAGDVVGGWRVVQAIASGGFGTVYQAAHVRSGATGALKVLHPHLVTSPEIAGRMVREAEIIAGLHHPNVVGLLEAGLTEVGAPFLVMEFVRGVDLDTTIRGRGRYTPAEALAVLEPLCAAVAAAHAQGVIHRDLKAGNVLVCRDGAGDRVVLVDFGIAKLLEGAGAELTASRQALGTPASMAPEQIRGEVIDARTDVYALGALAYHLLTGRMVFADASVTMSQYLHLHAARPRPSEVAPLPAAVDDVIVRAMAVEPTRRFADPLALFAALRAAVMVEVEVATRAIVGAAVLVRADHDAATIDDALLDDLDAVFPLVEPIAVVAGFTLLRELGDAWLFVGEHLDAAAAAATVAQLERALATRPTRHPQVAIELRTRVGEALVRGAELIGGALADPGGW; this is encoded by the coding sequence ATGGCCGAGGACGATCCCGGGGTGACCAGGCGGCTGGGCGGGGACGCCGACCCCGCGGCCGGCCTGGCTGCGGGCGATGTCGTCGGGGGCTGGCGGGTGGTGCAGGCGATCGCCAGCGGCGGCTTCGGCACCGTCTACCAGGCCGCGCACGTCCGCTCCGGGGCTACCGGCGCGCTCAAGGTCCTGCACCCGCACCTGGTGACCTCGCCCGAGATCGCCGGGCGGATGGTGCGCGAGGCCGAGATCATCGCCGGGCTCCACCACCCCAACGTGGTCGGGCTGCTCGAGGCCGGTCTGACCGAGGTCGGCGCGCCGTTCCTGGTGATGGAGTTCGTGCGCGGCGTCGACCTCGACACCACGATCCGCGGGCGCGGCCGGTACACCCCGGCCGAGGCGCTGGCCGTGCTCGAGCCGCTGTGCGCCGCGGTCGCCGCCGCCCACGCCCAGGGCGTGATCCACCGCGACCTCAAGGCCGGCAACGTGCTGGTGTGCCGCGACGGCGCCGGCGATCGGGTCGTGCTGGTCGACTTCGGGATCGCCAAGCTGCTCGAGGGCGCCGGCGCCGAGCTGACCGCGTCGCGCCAGGCGCTGGGCACGCCGGCGTCGATGGCGCCCGAGCAGATCCGGGGCGAGGTCATCGACGCCCGCACCGACGTCTACGCGCTCGGCGCGCTCGCGTACCACCTGCTGACCGGCCGGATGGTGTTCGCCGACGCGTCGGTGACGATGTCGCAGTACCTGCACCTGCACGCGGCCCGGCCGCGACCGTCGGAGGTGGCGCCGCTGCCGGCGGCGGTCGACGACGTGATCGTCCGGGCGATGGCGGTCGAGCCGACCCGGCGCTTCGCCGATCCGCTGGCGCTGTTCGCGGCGCTGCGCGCGGCGGTCATGGTCGAGGTCGAGGTCGCGACCCGGGCGATCGTCGGCGCCGCGGTGCTGGTCCGCGCCGATCACGACGCCGCCACGATCGACGACGCGCTCCTCGACGACCTCGACGCGGTGTTCCCGCTGGTCGAGCCGATCGCGGTCGTCGCGGGCTTCACGCTCCTGCGCGAGCTCGGCGACGCCTGGCTGTTCGTGGGCGAGCACCTCGACGCCGCGGCCGCCGCCGCCACGGTCGCGCAGCTCGAGCGCGCGCTGGCGACCCGCCCGACCCGGCACCCCCAGGTCGCGATCGAGCTGCGGACCCGCGTCGGCGAGGCGCTGGTGCGCGGCGCCGAGCTGATCGGCGGCGCGCTGGCCGACCCCGGTGGCTGGTAG
- a CDS encoding rhomboid family intramembrane serine protease, which translates to MVLGLPRWVSPAVWALIGVTLTVSLVAALGDGDGAWFGHLALVPSRVWQGEVWRLVTWPFAAPGPYGLVFACVTLYWFGGALAGAWGDARFVRFVGAILGLAGVGTTILALVVPGAGDVAHLGGWALADALVVAWALQFPERPLRFYGVLSVGGALLAYGTVALTVLAAAYFGLRWVLPELIAGGATLAYMTGARPAS; encoded by the coding sequence ATGGTCCTTGGCCTGCCTCGATGGGTGTCGCCCGCGGTCTGGGCGCTGATCGGCGTGACGCTGACGGTGTCGCTGGTGGCGGCGCTGGGCGACGGCGACGGCGCGTGGTTCGGACACCTGGCGCTGGTGCCGAGCCGGGTGTGGCAGGGCGAGGTGTGGCGGCTCGTGACCTGGCCGTTCGCCGCGCCGGGCCCGTACGGGCTGGTGTTCGCGTGCGTCACGCTCTACTGGTTCGGTGGCGCGCTCGCGGGGGCGTGGGGCGACGCGCGGTTCGTGCGGTTCGTCGGCGCGATCCTCGGGCTGGCCGGGGTCGGCACGACGATCCTGGCGCTGGTCGTCCCGGGCGCCGGCGACGTCGCGCACCTGGGCGGCTGGGCGCTCGCCGACGCGCTGGTGGTGGCGTGGGCGCTGCAGTTCCCCGAGCGCCCGCTCCGGTTCTACGGCGTCCTGTCCGTCGGCGGCGCGCTCCTGGCCTACGGCACTGTGGCGCTGACGGTGCTGGCCGCGGCCTACTTCGGGCTGCGCTGGGTGCTGCCCGAGTTGATCGCCGGCGGCGCCACGCTCGCGTACATGACCGGGGCCCGACCCGCGTCATGA
- a CDS encoding ABC transporter permease: MYELQIGWRYLYAGHREPGLVIGLVLSLLLAALGLGLVLALGSGHAIGVVLLLIGLVSAAVFGLLSLLSVSSAVAVLGVVLGVAALTVVLSVTTGFQDQFRDKVLGVNAHVIIMKSSTDFAEYRDVMDIAKSIDPDVVAVQPFNFLELLATTGHGRISGVAVKGVDPELVTSVLDLEKHMIAGDLATLKVKSSATVLPNIIVGKELARKLRIGVGDDVTIVVPLSNVDFETWRTKAAAPKTRRFRVSGIFYSGFEEYDRRLMYTSLAETQVLTDRGDRVMGVELKVKDVDRASQIAAKLRKRLGEPPFQVQDWYELNHNLFKALTTQKLVLLIVLTLIIAVATVNLVSALTMMVTDRVREIAILKSMGAQSKGIGVAFVVVGGAIGVLGTVVGIGLGVATCVVVRGYGYRLDPKVYLIDRLPISMRPSEILLVAGITMALCLIATLIPTIKAANLRPVVGLRED, translated from the coding sequence GTGTACGAGCTCCAGATCGGGTGGCGCTACCTGTACGCCGGCCACCGTGAGCCGGGGCTGGTCATCGGGCTCGTGCTGTCGCTGCTCCTGGCCGCGCTCGGGCTGGGCCTGGTGCTGGCGCTGGGCAGCGGCCACGCCATCGGCGTCGTGCTGCTGCTGATCGGCCTGGTCTCGGCCGCGGTGTTCGGGCTGCTGTCGCTCCTGTCGGTGTCGAGCGCGGTCGCCGTGCTGGGCGTGGTGCTCGGGGTCGCGGCGTTGACCGTCGTGCTGTCGGTGACCACCGGCTTCCAGGATCAGTTCCGCGACAAGGTCCTGGGCGTCAACGCCCACGTGATCATCATGAAGAGCTCCACCGACTTCGCGGAGTACCGCGACGTCATGGACATCGCGAAGTCGATCGATCCCGACGTCGTCGCGGTGCAGCCGTTCAACTTCCTCGAGCTGCTCGCCACCACCGGCCACGGCCGGATCTCGGGCGTCGCGGTCAAGGGCGTCGATCCCGAGCTGGTCACCTCGGTGCTCGACCTCGAGAAGCACATGATCGCGGGCGACCTGGCGACGCTCAAGGTCAAGTCGAGCGCCACGGTCCTGCCCAACATCATCGTCGGCAAGGAGCTGGCCCGGAAGCTCCGGATCGGCGTCGGCGACGACGTCACGATCGTCGTGCCGCTGTCGAACGTCGACTTCGAGACCTGGCGGACCAAGGCCGCGGCGCCCAAGACCCGCCGGTTCCGGGTGTCGGGCATCTTCTACAGCGGCTTCGAGGAGTACGACCGCCGGCTCATGTACACCAGCCTGGCCGAGACCCAGGTGCTGACCGACAGGGGCGACCGGGTCATGGGCGTCGAGCTCAAGGTCAAGGACGTCGATCGGGCCTCGCAGATCGCGGCCAAGCTGCGCAAGCGCTTGGGCGAGCCGCCGTTCCAGGTCCAGGACTGGTACGAGCTCAACCACAACCTGTTCAAGGCGCTGACCACGCAGAAGCTGGTGCTGCTGATCGTGCTGACGCTGATCATCGCGGTCGCGACCGTCAACCTGGTCTCGGCGCTGACGATGATGGTGACCGATCGCGTGCGCGAGATCGCGATCCTCAAGTCGATGGGCGCGCAGTCCAAGGGCATCGGCGTCGCGTTCGTGGTGGTCGGGGGTGCCATCGGCGTCCTGGGCACGGTCGTCGGCATCGGCCTCGGGGTCGCCACGTGCGTGGTCGTGCGCGGCTACGGCTACCGGCTCGATCCCAAGGTCTACCTGATCGATCGCCTGCCCATCAGCATGCGCCCGTCGGAGATCCTGCTGGTCGCCGGCATCACGATGGCGCTGTGCCTGATCGCCACGCTCATCCCCACCATCAAGGCCGCGAACCTGCGGCCGGTGGTCGGGCTGCGCGAGGACTGA
- a CDS encoding protein kinase — protein MRCPRCWRRVAASLGCEDHGAIELPGGEPLPTAPPATLPDVAPGPALAVGGSAQVFAVSDARVIKWGRWRDVDLRHRFAHEAAVLDELAGDVAPRLLGRGAVDGWPYLDLERLRGPTLAALMTAPLPDPLAILAQLAEAVARLHARGVVHGDLKPENVIVTDAGVRILDFGLATLHGQRPPGAAGGGTLHYLAPEQLGGDALTPATDAYALGVIGFELVTRRPPFVGDRPTVEYGHQLCRPPRAGELAAVAPELDELIAACLAKAPARRPDVATIRATMARLSTSVAATPAAVPAPRRDRGPAALVWIASRDRLATARIVGAHRGRLVRERPAGTLAAFTWLDHEAPLAAALAVARELGREQVPIAIHTGTVDARQRGAGVRLFGDAVDRADGWIPRAPWTGLVLTADVNAPGLACEDCATHPGFRRVIERGAQAGSAAQTVPDLLARDGLIADVVAAIDAGQTDARPRLITIVGDPGLGKTRLLDELATIARARRWRTVRVGGAPTLAARGHVGAQLARALDADAVLPGLRAAGDEGIVALVDDGHWIEDEVLDALLTAAAWPRGRVAIVVATDPGLTRARPGWGDGVEGLTYQLPPLPRELAHRLVRRLLLPAVRVPAPLIERLAARAHGNPGALVAIARELHHGGLVRPHPDSDEWYVAADEIDLVALEPDQAWRAARALATLPAGLAELYCLAALLGPRFDAAEVEAIAARLPRGAIAIDPGSGLSWLERHGWLQRRGPTLAAASPGLAEAACAQLVDDDRRQIHRAAFDHWHAADDAEPGAAIERLERLAHHGPGCAEPAIAGRAFLTLARHAAARVAYVEAERLATHAIALLDPVAPLAAAEARLERARVRGPLSRFEGARADLAEVRAAARGAGARVLEIEALVADAAVCDFADWMAESAAAVEAAAALAEAGVPDATAARLASWLGVVRMRQERPELAEPLLVRALALADQVDDYPVAVGARFMLGATRRRRGDAAGGLALVDEALAMTRARGDVFHETVGLFNRINYGIALGAPAQAAADCAAAIELAECHGYGDAEFRGWCNLANVRVQLGDADGARDAARRAYAVARRRFGKHPPVVASLILAALEVGLGDRATAADLIAAIDRAEAAANGWTRTLLTAIELATAGAPDPAWAPVEIAIAAAEPEDRALLAWLRARAA, from the coding sequence ATGAGGTGCCCCCGCTGCTGGCGACGTGTCGCGGCCTCGCTGGGCTGTGAGGACCACGGCGCGATCGAGCTGCCCGGCGGCGAGCCGCTGCCGACCGCGCCGCCGGCGACCTTGCCCGACGTCGCGCCCGGACCGGCGCTGGCCGTCGGTGGCTCGGCGCAGGTGTTCGCGGTCAGCGACGCGCGCGTGATCAAGTGGGGCCGCTGGCGCGACGTCGATCTCCGGCACCGCTTCGCCCACGAGGCCGCGGTGCTCGACGAGCTCGCCGGCGACGTGGCGCCGCGGCTGCTCGGCCGCGGCGCGGTCGACGGCTGGCCCTACCTCGACCTCGAGCGCCTCCGCGGCCCGACCCTGGCGGCGCTGATGACCGCGCCGCTGCCCGACCCGCTCGCGATCCTCGCGCAGCTCGCCGAGGCCGTCGCGCGGCTCCACGCCCGCGGCGTGGTCCACGGCGACCTCAAGCCCGAGAACGTGATCGTCACCGACGCCGGCGTCCGGATCCTCGACTTCGGCCTGGCCACGCTCCACGGCCAGCGGCCGCCGGGCGCCGCCGGCGGCGGCACGCTGCACTACCTCGCGCCCGAGCAGCTCGGCGGCGACGCGCTCACGCCCGCCACCGACGCCTACGCGCTGGGCGTGATCGGCTTCGAGCTGGTCACGCGGCGCCCGCCGTTCGTCGGCGATCGGCCCACCGTCGAGTACGGCCACCAGCTGTGCCGGCCGCCACGGGCCGGCGAGCTCGCGGCGGTGGCGCCCGAGCTCGACGAGCTGATCGCCGCGTGCCTGGCCAAGGCGCCCGCGCGCCGGCCCGACGTCGCCACGATCCGCGCGACGATGGCGCGGCTGTCGACCTCGGTCGCGGCCACGCCGGCGGCGGTGCCCGCGCCGCGGCGCGACCGGGGACCAGCGGCGCTGGTGTGGATCGCGTCGCGCGATCGCCTGGCCACCGCGCGGATCGTCGGCGCGCACCGCGGCCGCCTGGTGCGCGAGCGCCCGGCGGGCACGCTGGCGGCGTTCACCTGGCTCGACCACGAGGCGCCGCTGGCCGCGGCGCTCGCGGTCGCGCGCGAGCTGGGTCGCGAGCAGGTGCCGATCGCGATCCACACCGGGACCGTCGACGCGCGCCAGCGCGGCGCCGGCGTGCGGCTGTTCGGCGACGCGGTCGACCGCGCCGACGGGTGGATCCCGCGGGCGCCGTGGACCGGCCTGGTGCTCACCGCCGACGTCAACGCGCCGGGCCTCGCGTGCGAGGACTGCGCGACCCACCCCGGCTTCCGGCGCGTGATCGAGCGCGGCGCCCAGGCCGGCTCGGCCGCCCAGACGGTGCCCGACCTGCTGGCGCGCGACGGCCTGATCGCCGACGTGGTCGCGGCCATCGACGCGGGCCAGACCGACGCGCGCCCACGCTTGATCACGATCGTCGGCGACCCTGGCCTCGGCAAGACCCGGCTGCTCGACGAGCTCGCGACGATCGCGCGGGCGCGGCGCTGGCGCACGGTCCGGGTCGGCGGCGCGCCGACCCTGGCGGCCCGCGGTCACGTCGGCGCACAGCTCGCACGGGCGCTCGACGCCGACGCCGTCCTGCCCGGGCTGCGCGCGGCCGGCGACGAGGGGATCGTGGCGCTGGTCGACGACGGCCACTGGATCGAGGACGAGGTCCTCGACGCGCTGCTCACCGCCGCCGCGTGGCCGCGCGGCCGGGTCGCGATCGTCGTCGCGACCGATCCCGGGCTGACGCGCGCGCGCCCTGGCTGGGGCGACGGCGTCGAGGGCCTGACCTACCAGCTGCCGCCGCTGCCGCGCGAGCTCGCGCACCGGCTCGTGCGCCGGCTGCTGCTGCCGGCGGTGCGCGTGCCGGCGCCGCTGATCGAGCGCCTGGCCGCCCGCGCCCACGGCAACCCCGGCGCGCTGGTCGCGATCGCGCGCGAGCTCCACCACGGCGGCCTGGTGCGCCCGCACCCCGACAGCGACGAGTGGTACGTCGCCGCCGACGAGATCGACCTGGTCGCGCTCGAGCCCGACCAGGCCTGGCGCGCCGCGCGCGCGCTGGCGACGCTGCCGGCCGGGCTGGCCGAGCTCTACTGCCTGGCCGCGCTGCTCGGGCCGCGCTTCGACGCCGCCGAGGTCGAGGCCATCGCCGCGCGCTTGCCGCGGGGCGCGATCGCGATCGACCCCGGGTCGGGCCTGTCCTGGCTCGAGCGGCACGGCTGGCTCCAGCGCCGCGGGCCGACCCTGGCGGCCGCGAGCCCGGGCCTGGCCGAGGCCGCGTGCGCGCAGCTCGTCGACGACGACCGTCGCCAGATCCACCGCGCCGCCTTCGACCACTGGCACGCCGCGGACGACGCCGAGCCCGGCGCCGCGATCGAGCGGCTCGAGCGCCTCGCGCACCACGGCCCCGGCTGCGCCGAGCCGGCGATCGCCGGGCGCGCGTTCCTGACCCTCGCCCGGCACGCCGCCGCGCGGGTCGCCTACGTCGAGGCCGAGCGCCTCGCGACCCACGCGATCGCGCTGCTCGATCCGGTCGCGCCGCTGGCCGCCGCCGAGGCCCGGCTCGAGCGGGCCCGGGTCCGCGGCCCGCTGTCGCGGTTCGAGGGCGCTCGCGCCGATCTGGCCGAGGTCCGCGCCGCCGCCCGCGGGGCCGGCGCGCGCGTGCTCGAGATCGAGGCGCTGGTGGCCGACGCGGCGGTGTGCGACTTCGCCGACTGGATGGCCGAGTCGGCCGCCGCCGTCGAGGCGGCCGCGGCGCTGGCCGAGGCCGGCGTGCCCGACGCCACCGCCGCCCGGCTGGCGAGCTGGCTGGGGGTGGTGCGGATGCGCCAGGAGCGGCCCGAGCTGGCCGAGCCGCTGCTGGTGCGCGCGCTGGCGCTGGCCGACCAGGTCGACGACTACCCGGTCGCGGTCGGCGCGCGCTTCATGCTCGGCGCGACCCGGCGCCGCCGCGGCGACGCCGCCGGCGGGCTGGCCCTGGTCGACGAGGCCCTGGCGATGACCCGCGCTCGCGGCGACGTCTTCCACGAGACCGTCGGCCTGTTCAACCGCATCAACTACGGCATCGCGCTGGGCGCGCCGGCCCAGGCCGCCGCCGACTGCGCCGCCGCGATCGAGCTCGCCGAGTGCCACGGCTACGGCGACGCCGAGTTCCGCGGCTGGTGCAACCTCGCCAACGTGCGCGTGCAGCTCGGCGACGCCGACGGCGCCCGCGACGCGGCGCGCCGGGCCTACGCGGTGGCGCGGCGGCGGTTCGGCAAGCACCCGCCGGTGGTGGCGTCGCTGATCCTGGCCGCGCTCGAGGTCGGCCTCGGCGACCGCGCCACCGCGGCCGACCTGATCGCCGCGATCGATCGGGCCGAGGCCGCGGCCAACGGCTGGACCCGGACGCTCCTGACCGCGATCGAGCTCGCCACCGCGGGCGCGCCCGATCCGGCGTGGGCGCCGGTCGAGATCGCGATCGCCGCGGCCGAGCCCGAGGACCGCGCGCTGCTGGCGTGGCTGCGGGCCCGGGCCGCGTGA
- a CDS encoding VCBS repeat-containing protein has protein sequence MRSFLGALALVCSAAVSGCGGCDTPGRGGPDGSDGAGLCGGVACAADQVCRYDTCVAPPSACVDGRCPGDLHCDTTAGECLPWGVGPGGAFDSACVREVVPGVFFPGAQCEWLGPPAGDAFPDHKNVLGSPMVADLGIGSGEFTSPSIVFISYNFTDGGAESCQGTNPAYFGVLRIIDGATCAQLATLPDPIIAAQSVAIADLGGRDARPEIVAARQDGGLIAFTRMIDGSWGVLWSSADNYGDAFCNWTGLAIHDLDDDGVPEILYQGAVYSNAGVLLNTPIPPTSLEPRSTGYIPVVADVDNDGAPELVSGATIYDWDRATTEWVPAQAIGGVNGRVAVADLGTFGPDPGADDRGALDGAAEIVVVNVGLVHAYTLGGRELFTGALQGAPAGNGGPPTLADFDGDGRVEIASAGGAAYTVFDPDCVAGAPATVCASGRADGILWTQPSQDLSSNVTGSSVFDFEGDGRAEVVYADECFTRVYDGTTGQVVYSRFRRSCTWYENPTVADVDADFNAEIVVNSNANCTQIVCPALDPIFDGVQCLDGSDCPTGTTCGRDQPGDALGKCRCALDADCGGDGFVCRDPIAGPSAIGMVCRAENPGVNTAYGVRVIADRVDRWVSTRPIWNQHAYSVTNVDDNGVVPRTSQWLRNWRQPGLNNFRQNSQGTGLPPGASPDLTVHGAAVTCVPGGARVTANVCNRGTEPVARGLTVSVYGGDPPGALGCQVQTTGTLVPGACVDVSCDWPAAGSVGTIIVDDRGMQVGSNLECREDNNALVVTGIDCPVGP, from the coding sequence ATGCGGTCCTTCCTCGGTGCGCTCGCGCTCGTGTGCTCGGCGGCGGTGTCAGGGTGCGGCGGCTGCGACACGCCCGGCCGCGGCGGGCCCGACGGCAGCGACGGCGCCGGGCTGTGCGGCGGCGTGGCCTGCGCCGCCGATCAGGTGTGTCGCTACGACACCTGCGTCGCCCCGCCGAGCGCCTGCGTCGACGGCCGCTGCCCCGGCGATCTCCACTGCGACACCACCGCGGGCGAGTGCCTGCCGTGGGGCGTCGGGCCCGGCGGCGCCTTCGACAGCGCGTGCGTGCGCGAGGTGGTCCCGGGGGTGTTCTTCCCGGGCGCGCAGTGCGAGTGGCTGGGGCCGCCGGCCGGCGACGCGTTCCCCGATCACAAGAACGTGCTGGGCTCGCCGATGGTGGCCGACCTCGGCATCGGCAGCGGCGAGTTCACGAGCCCGTCGATCGTGTTCATCTCGTACAACTTCACCGACGGTGGCGCCGAGTCGTGCCAGGGCACCAACCCGGCCTACTTCGGCGTGCTGCGCATCATCGACGGCGCCACCTGCGCTCAGCTCGCGACCCTGCCCGACCCGATCATCGCCGCGCAGTCGGTGGCGATCGCCGACCTCGGCGGCCGCGACGCGCGGCCCGAGATCGTCGCGGCGCGCCAGGACGGTGGCCTGATCGCGTTCACCCGCATGATCGACGGCTCCTGGGGCGTGCTGTGGTCGTCGGCCGACAACTACGGCGACGCGTTCTGCAACTGGACCGGGCTGGCGATCCACGATCTCGATGACGACGGCGTGCCCGAGATCCTGTACCAGGGCGCGGTCTACTCGAACGCGGGCGTCCTGCTCAACACGCCGATCCCGCCGACCAGCCTCGAGCCGCGCTCGACCGGCTACATCCCGGTCGTGGCCGACGTCGACAACGACGGCGCGCCCGAGCTGGTCAGCGGCGCGACGATCTACGACTGGGATCGCGCGACCACCGAGTGGGTGCCGGCCCAGGCCATCGGCGGGGTCAACGGCCGGGTCGCGGTGGCCGACCTCGGCACGTTCGGCCCGGATCCCGGCGCCGACGATCGCGGCGCCCTCGACGGCGCCGCCGAGATCGTCGTCGTCAACGTGGGCCTGGTCCACGCCTACACCCTCGGCGGCCGCGAGCTCTTCACCGGCGCGCTGCAGGGCGCGCCGGCCGGCAACGGCGGCCCGCCGACCTTGGCCGACTTCGACGGCGACGGCCGGGTCGAGATCGCGTCGGCCGGCGGCGCCGCGTACACGGTGTTCGATCCCGACTGCGTCGCCGGCGCGCCCGCGACCGTCTGCGCCAGCGGCCGCGCCGACGGCATCCTGTGGACCCAGCCGTCGCAGGACCTGTCGTCGAACGTGACCGGCTCGTCGGTGTTCGACTTCGAGGGCGACGGCCGCGCCGAGGTGGTCTACGCCGACGAGTGCTTCACCCGGGTCTACGACGGCACCACCGGGCAGGTGGTCTACTCGCGGTTCCGGCGCTCGTGCACCTGGTACGAGAACCCGACGGTCGCCGACGTCGACGCCGACTTCAACGCCGAGATCGTCGTCAACAGCAACGCCAACTGCACCCAGATCGTGTGCCCGGCGCTCGACCCGATCTTCGACGGCGTCCAGTGCCTCGACGGCTCGGACTGCCCGACCGGCACGACCTGCGGCCGCGACCAGCCCGGCGACGCGCTCGGCAAGTGCCGGTGCGCGCTCGACGCCGACTGCGGCGGCGACGGCTTCGTGTGCCGCGACCCGATCGCCGGACCGTCGGCGATCGGCATGGTGTGCCGGGCCGAGAACCCGGGCGTCAACACCGCCTACGGCGTGCGCGTCATCGCCGACCGCGTCGACCGCTGGGTCAGCACCCGGCCGATCTGGAACCAGCACGCGTACAGCGTCACCAACGTCGACGACAACGGCGTCGTGCCGCGGACCTCGCAGTGGCTGCGCAACTGGCGCCAGCCCGGGCTCAACAACTTCCGCCAGAACAGCCAGGGCACCGGCCTGCCGCCGGGCGCGTCGCCCGACCTCACCGTCCACGGCGCCGCGGTCACGTGCGTCCCCGGCGGCGCCCGCGTCACCGCCAACGTCTGCAACCGCGGCACCGAGCCCGTGGCCCGCGGCCTGACCGTGTCGGTCTACGGCGGCGATCCGCCGGGCGCGCTCGGCTGCCAGGTCCAGACCACCGGCACGCTGGTGCCGGGCGCGTGCGTGGACGTCAGCTGCGACTGGCCAGCGGCCGGCAGCGTCGGCACGATCATCGTCGACGATCGCGGCATGCAGGTGGGCTCGAACCTCGAGTGTCGCGAGGACAACAACGCGCTGGTCGTGACCGGCATCGACTGCCCGGTCGGGCCGTGA
- a CDS encoding enoyl-CoA hydratase/isomerase family protein: protein MTSYTSLLVVSGAVARVTLNRPDKRNPIGPATCGELVHALTALRDDPAVRAIVLTGAGSAFSAGGDLAAMGGGGADGVPPASLVDLFTTMHALGKPIIAMVNGHALAGGLGLMVACDLAIAADTATFGTTEIQVGLWPMMITAELVRNVGRKRTLEMMLTGLRLDAAEALAIGLINRVVPAAELEAETAKLADDLASKSPAAIGLGLRAFYRSADLDHEPALRYLEGELARVLALEDAREGIAAFLGKRAPVWKGR, encoded by the coding sequence GTGACCAGCTACACCAGCCTGCTCGTGGTCTCCGGCGCGGTCGCCCGCGTCACCCTGAACCGCCCCGACAAGCGCAACCCGATCGGCCCCGCCACCTGCGGCGAGCTGGTCCACGCGCTGACCGCGCTGCGCGACGACCCCGCGGTGCGCGCGATCGTGCTGACCGGCGCCGGCTCGGCGTTCTCGGCCGGCGGCGATCTGGCCGCGATGGGCGGGGGCGGCGCCGACGGCGTGCCGCCGGCGTCGCTGGTCGACCTGTTCACGACCATGCACGCGCTGGGCAAGCCGATCATCGCGATGGTCAACGGCCACGCCCTCGCTGGCGGGCTCGGCCTGATGGTGGCGTGCGACCTGGCGATCGCCGCCGACACCGCGACCTTCGGCACCACCGAGATCCAGGTCGGGCTGTGGCCCATGATGATCACCGCCGAGCTGGTCCGCAACGTCGGCCGCAAGCGCACGCTCGAGATGATGCTGACCGGGCTGCGCCTCGACGCGGCCGAGGCCCTGGCGATCGGCCTGATCAACCGGGTGGTGCCCGCGGCTGAGCTCGAGGCCGAGACCGCCAAGCTGGCCGACGATCTCGCCAGCAAGAGCCCCGCGGCGATCGGCCTGGGGCTGCGCGCGTTCTACCGCTCGGCCGATCTCGATCACGAGCCGGCGCTGCGGTACCTGGAGGGCGAGCTGGCGCGGGTGCTGGCGCTCGAGGACGCGCGCGAGGGCATCGCGGCGTTCCTCGGCAAGCGCGCGCCGGTGTGGAAGGGCCGCTGA